The Nicotiana sylvestris chromosome 6, ASM39365v2, whole genome shotgun sequence genomic sequence TCTTACTCATCAATGAAATGATAGGCACGCGCTCTCTCTGATAGCTTGATTGGACTTTTAAGTCCACATCGACCAGCATGGTCCTGTCACCAGAGTGATGGTAGTTACTAACAGGATCAAAATACTCACTGGACTCCTCCCAGTAACCTCTGCTTGCAGGTTGATCATCCCAAGCCCAATCCGCCCAATTGAACATGTTTCTGGTAGCACTATGTGGAGTTCTAGATCCATATCCAGCATTTTGCACCCAAGAATTAGTAACTGGATCATCTTGAGAACAACCATAACCTCTCTTTCCCTTGAAATTAGTCGTCTGACTGGGTCTTCGCGCAAGGTTTCCATCAAAAGTATCCAGAGGCCTCCTGTTAAGACTTCGATTattccttttcccttttatttgcCATTTAGATACCTCAAAGCCAGCAGAGACAGTATGAGAAGTGCCATCAGTAAGTGCCAATTCATCCAGTTCCTCACTGCTCATGCTTCCATGTTCAGGTTGTGCTTCAGATCTTCCTATATATTTTGGTTCTAGTTCAATAGATGCCGCACCATCTGCATTAGCAACAAGCAAAGTTAGCCTACTGAAGCAGATCATTCTCTACTCTTCTCTATTTAGAGGAGCAATACGCATAGAAAGAGCTGACTCAAGACTCAAGAATAATGAGCACTCAAGAATGATAAGGAACTATGCATCCACAATTGGACATAGGACATATGATTCTGCAGTTCAGATACAAAGCCAACACATGATTCCAGAGAACCAATTCACTAGAACTTCCAAATAAGAATGACCAAGAAATAGCAAACAGCAGGCAGGCGGCAGCAAGCTGCAAAACTTAAGCATGACTGAATGTGGAGTTTCTTTTTCGTTAGGTAATCAGAAAGAATGCCGACTTGGTATAGGGAACAGATATCAAGAAATTGATTTAATTTGATCATGTACATTTTTCGCTCAAATGTGCTTTTTCTTTGGAATTGGTAAAGCTCTATGATTTAAAACCTGATTACATATCTGAATCAACTCTATAATCCACCAAATTAGCCACAAAAGCCAACTCGAAATAAGGCATGTAACAGTTTCCTCCCTAAAGTACAAGTCCTTGCTCCTTCCTATAGGACTTTCTGTATAGTCCTTTTAGTCTTTTGATTTTTTTGCATATGGCGTGCTGCTAAACCACAATACCAAAAACGTTACTTATCAAACTAACAAGCTCCAGTCCTTCAATAAAAACTTAAAGTGAAAACAATCAGTATGGAGCAATAAATATttcaaagagagagagagagagagagagagagagagagagagagagagagagagagagagagagagagagaggagagagagagagagagagagagagagaggcagAGGCATAGATAAAGAGCCATTTGCTTTCTTTTGAAATAATAAGAATAAACAAAGTCCACAACAGCAAGTCTAGAGTCTACCATAGCACATGAAAGTCCTTAATTGTACTTGGACATGCTAGGAGCCTGGGACAACTTTATACTTCCTCAGAATGCAACAGAATATCGGGGTGTGGCATAGCGGTCAATGAATTGGGTGCAAACATTGGAGCCCAGGGTTCAAATCCCAGCATAGACCAAAACTACTAGGTGGTTTCTTTGCATCTACCTAAGGCGTGTGGGCAGTGTTACCTATGCAGGTGGGGATACCAGGTGACTGGTAAAACAATATAGGAGCACGAAAGCTGGCAGAATGTCGGTGAATAAACAACTCACAGCCACTTTCTGACAGCTTCAGCCCTAGAACCCACAGTATAAACATAGAGGAATGAACAAGGTAGCCATCACACACTTACCGCGGGAAGGAGAACTGCAGAATGATTTGGTTCATAGACTGACAGTAGAACACACAAGGTGACTCAAGCATAGAAAGTGAGAGATCGAAATAGTTTATTTTACCAAATCAGCTCTAGAGATCTCTAAGTTCTAGtagcctcaaagattttgttcatTTGATGCTGCTTCATTAGTTACCTTTAACTTATATTTTCATTGATAAAAAGAATGTACGTGTAAGGTGGCTTGTGAGAGAGTGAGAAGGGAGAAACCTGAGAGTGTGGCCAACTCATCGTCAGTATCTGATTCTGCAGAATCTGTCTCGGAAGAATCAGTTTCAGTATACTCTGTAGACACAGAAGCATTCTGTTGACACAACTCAGCAGGATGAGAACAATTATCTTTGCGCTTCAATGTTGAAAATTCCATCTGAGCAGGATTACTTTCTTCAACAGTCAAAGAAACTCTAGTTTCATCTGCCAAATTACACCTGCTTTTCTTTGCAACTCCTGGCTGCTCCTCTCCCATCTCAGAGAAGCAAACAGAACCTGAGTCAGGCGTGGGGACAGAAACTGATAATTTTTCAGAACTCTCCAGAACTTGAGCAAGAGGGAAGTGTCTATCACGCTTCTTGACAAGAATTTCTTCGGCCAAGCCTTCATCCGAAAATTTCCTTTTGTCTAACAAACTTTTTCTCTCAATATTAACTAGGCGTTCTGTGTTATAATTCCCATCAGGAACAGCACCAGCATTCCTACCAAGCACAGGTTGGCCAGCACCATCTGAAGCAATTGATGGAGGATCACTATGGTCTGAAGGAGCAGTGCTGAGGCCCAAATCCCGTAAGCCTCTCATCCTCGGAGGTACACTGTAGTTATCATCGTCTCCACTCAACTGATTTTGATCTTTAGGTTCCTCTTCAGATGAAAAGTTGCATATTCTCTTTTCCTCAATGAAGAAACCAGATTTATGAGAAAGTTGACGAGACTTAGATCTTAAACGTCTTCCATTTCCATTTTCCAAATATTTTGATGATGTCCGTGACTCTCTTCCAATAAAAACATCAATAGATGTATTGCTTCTATCAGTGGACGAACAACCTAAGCCCCCATACCTTTTATCTAACTGCTGCTTCTCAAGTTCAAGAGCATGAAGTATTGCATCTTCTCGTCGTGCATACTTCTCTCTTTTCTTCGGAGGCATACCTAGGGAAGATTCAGCCCGTTGAATAAGTTCATCAAATTCACCACAACGGAATGCTTTCACGCGCTTTGACTTCTCCAAGTTGTACCAATCCCTGGTTAGACACACAAAGAAACACCATAACATTATATACTAAGACTATGAAGTGTTTGTACCAATTAAACAAAGAGTAATTAAGACAGATGGGATAGACTTATGAACAGTATTCTACCAGCTATGAGAAGCATTTCTATAAATCAAGAATGAGAGCAGTGGAGTAGCATttagcaaaaaaataaaaataaaataaaaaaaattcaagcaTCTTTTGCTTTTTATTTAACTTAGATGATCATCACAGGTGACAATTTGAAAAGGTCTTAACACTTTCAAAGAGACCATACCGGCCCTACTGCCCAGGACAGGCAACCAGTAGTTTGTCCAACAAAATACAGCCACTCCCTCATCACTGCCAACAAGATTTAAACCACTAACTCAGACAAAAAGATGACTCCTAATCAGATAGAATTAACAAACAAATAGGGTTTGAAACCCAAAATCCTCCCTGTATGGCCTAATACATGTAGAAGGAAAGTCCTCATAAAGAATAACCGCTCATCACAAAATGCCCTGCATtggacaaagaaaaaaaaaagatagaataGAACTTAGTAAAGTttcttcctttgtttttttttctttttttgatgacCCAGTAATCCCCGAGGGCCAGTTGCACATGGTTCGAAACTCGGTGGGTGATGGGCCGCCCCTCTAACCTTCACCACCTAAATACTAGGCTTTTGTCTACAGCAGGGTTTGACCCATAAGATGCACCTAACCCACATATCACATGTCGCTATTCAAAGCCTTGGGCGCTAATTCTCGCTTTGTTAAGTGTCCTAAACCTCGTAACATACGAAAGCTTGTTGCCAACATGTTTTAGGCAAAGCTCACTCCATCAATTTCAGCTTACGaatattttcccttctttctCTCCTGTGTACTTTTTGTTCTTTAGTTGTGCACTACCAGCAACTAGATCTTCTATTATGCATATAATGATCTCATTCTCAAGTCTCAAGTAGTTAAGTGAGACTCAATCTACTCTCTTAGGCAAAGGGTGGAACAACACAAATTAATGCAACCTCCACAAAAAACATATAGAGGGCGCACGCACGCGGGGGACTCTATTATCAATATGTATGGGAGAAATGGGATCACTTCACAGCAGAAGCAGAATACCAACCTAGGTCATTCCTTTTCCAGTGATATACAGAGATTTTTCTATAGTTTCCAATTGTTACAGTCaaaggagaaaaaagaaattTCAAGTTTCAACCAATATGAAGAGCTCTGATCTCCTAAGGTAGCCTGCATGCCGATTACCCTTAGCAGTGCTAATTCTTCCAAACTCAAGAATGACCAGGGAATTCGTGATTACCAATCTCTATCACCGAATGTAATCCAACATAAGCTTTATTGTTTTGGTAAGTCACTAAATGTTTGCTTTTAACAAGGAAAGCGAGCTAATCAGGAAGCAATATCATGTTCCCTTTCTCTTCTTTCATAATGACTGATGGCAAGGAGTCCAAACTTCTAACTATGAATCCTAAACTATTAACTATCATATTATTACTATAATGCATTAAGTAATAGAAGCATCAACAATTATACTGAAAGTTTACTGCAACTAAGAATTCACCAATAACATGCAAGAAAATAATAATCAACCTGCAGTAATTACCTTGCACATAGTAAACAACTTCCAGTATAAGATAAATTAAAGGGTAAAAAGGTACATACACACTGGCATCTTCCCTGCCGAGAAGCTTAACTGGAGTTCCAGATCGTGGGGAAATCAAATGAGAAGCTGAAAGCTCATCGGGCCCAAGTATTTTGCCGGGCCACCACGACCCATTTCGTCTTCGGACCCAAACAATACTCCCAGCTCCACATTCCCCCATTCCTGATATATgtttatatatgtataaatatatcTAAATTATTGGGGTTTTGATTGTGGGTTACCAGAAAAGGGAAGGGAGAATTGGAATTGGAGATTAGCGCATGGGAGAATTTAAAGGGAAAATTTggggctagggttagggttttCCGTTCGAATTTGGGGGAAATTCATATCTATGGATTTCTGAAAAATTAAATAGATTGATCGTCCACTTAATTCAAGAATTTCAAAGTTGTTCGCTATCAGAGTCAGTATTTTGCGCTTTATGTATGAGTGTAATGAAATTTGATCGAAGTTGTTGAGTCAAATTCTGAAATCGGTTGCATTGACTCACTGATTAAACCGCACGAGTTTTGTCCCTTTTTCTTGCTCATAATAAATGCAAGTAATAAtctgaaaaataaaattatacaATTTGTTGTATTTATATTGCCTCTACGAAGAATTTTATTTTATACTAAAAGtgtatataaattaaatattatttttttccaAACAACACGAGTTATACTTGCAAAACGCCTGGGGCATCACTTTAGTTTTAGCTTTGAAAATGACAAAGTACGGTTAGTTGTCAAAGTGGGGGCAAtccaatttttgtaattttagagTAGCAAGTCAAACTTAATAAGAGAACAAGCAAAAAGATGTCCACACGGTtaaaaaactaaatcctaaaaaGAACTCTCTAAAAGGTTCAACAAAAACAACTACCAAAGGCAAAATAATATAGAAACGAATAAGTTAAAAAtcattttaaatttattataaaaatgtaaaaatacgtCATTAACATATTCTCTCATGCTTAACTTTTCCTTAACAATGAATCTATCGTTTCTTAATAAAGATAACGGCGAAGAACACATAATGCATGAATTTACAAAACTTTTTCATCCACAAGTTACTTTATAAGTTATATTTGTTATTTGTGTTGTCCTGTTTAAGACGACGCTAGTAACATTAAAGTACACATTAATGTTTTGATGCCTGAGGCACTTCACCTGGCATTAAAATGTAAACACCCTTCAAGTGGTCCTTTCATAATTTCAAGGATAAACTTATATTCCATATATTACCAAAGCAACGTATTGAGAAATACCGACTTTAGTATATGGGTCGAAGCGAGACCAGAATTGATGTTATGCGTTCTGAATTTAGCACTTTTAAGTTActgagttctaaattaataatttatacatagaTTTGAACTAAAGTAATTGAGTTGAGCTCAATTCATACCTGCACACTCAGCATATAGGGTCTTCTATGAAAGCATAATGGGATCATAGTCTTTGCCTAGACATATGATTGTCTTTATATAATTTTGTTCGAATTATGGCTCAAATTTGTGTTCGGCCCGATTTTGCAGCATTCCATATTTATTCTTCATTCTGATCGGTAACTTTTTCTTTAAAAGCATGTTTTAAATCTTAATGATATATGAAAGCATCATTTTTCAATTATTACATGTAAGGTCAAAGTGTAGACGTTTGAGCAGAGTATGTGTTCGCTTGAATATGGCATAGATGTTGAAATTTTACTGGACAAGACCCATATAAACTTGAGCTAAATCATAAATGCAAAACACATTTACCCAAGTCAATATTTTCAATCAATAAAGATGTATTTATTAAAGTCAATATTAAATGACTTGATTTAAGTCCAATCACATTTAAACTAAACGTTAAATTTAAGTTTCTACAAAATGAACCAAATTCATGATCTTCAAATCGAGGGATCCATTAGAATAACTTAGAGGCTACCCTACCTAAAGCTTAGCTCACATTTTTATAAAAGGGTCGCATACTCCCTTTTGAAGGAATCTTGACCGGTGGAAGGAGAGAACAAAAGGTGCTTCATATCTTACTCTAGAAGTATATAGCAAGAAAAAGAGTTCACGAGAAGTCTTTCCTTCAAGAACAATCCAAAGTATTGCTCCAAGTTCCTGACGATTCAGCACATCACCAAAAGTCCATCCTTCGCTCGAGCAAGACGCTTCATCAGCCCTCAGATCGATGCGAACAAATCAAAAATTAGAATCAAATAGAGTTCTACTCATAAATACAAATTCATAAAATAATTATTTCTCACAATTATTTTGTTATTGCAGTTATTTATTTTCTATATGTAAAATTTATGACGAACACATTTTTGGCAGGCACAGTGGGAGCAACTCTGCCCCTTATCTCTTTCTCTCACAAATCAAATCTGCATACTGCGAAGCTGACTGTTGTGATGGCCTTGAAAATGAGTTATAGTATCCCATCCAAGAACAAACAAGAGGTGACAACTACAATCTCTAGGAGCAACACCTTACTATGGTTGTCCAACCTATGGGCTCCAACTTTAGCATATTTGAAGATTTGGCAAATACATCAACTTCTAACGTGGTTAATGCCATGGTAATTAAGGCAGCTAATGTGGGTGAGCAGCTTGCCATGATGATGCAGAATGTCAAAACTTTGAAAAAATCTATTGAAGAGAAAGATCGCCATATCGCCGAACGCATGAGCAAGTTGGAACTCTATAACCTTGGTGAATCAAGTCATGATCCAACAGTACTACAAGAGAAGGTTGTTGTAAAATCTCCTATCAAGTCCATCAATGTCCAAAGTGTTGATCAGTCTGCTTTAGCTACAACGTTATTTGTCCAATAACTACAAAGCATGATAATAAACACTATCAAAGCTCAATATGGTGGACTATCGCAAAGCTCATTGCGGATAGACTGTTTACCTTTTCTAACTGGCTATCAACCACCAAAGCTAATATAATTTAATGGGAACAGAAATCCAAGACAACACATTGCCTATTTCGTTAAAACTTGTGGCAGTGCTGGTACACACAACGACCTCCTTGTCAAGCAATTTGTTCGTTCGTTGAAAGAAAATGCCTTTTATTGGTACAGAAACTTAGAATCTGGGTTAATTGACTGTTGGGAGCAACTTGAAAGTGAGTTTTCCAATCGTTTTTATAGCACTCATCGTACAATGAGCATGATGAAATTGCCCAATACTAGACAAGGTAAAGATGAACTGCATAAACTTTTGGCGAGCTTTGATTCCGTACTGCAAAGATCAGAAATTCCTACAATCGATACAAGGAATGAACTGAGGCCTTGCTTACATTCTCCGAGGGATTAAGTCACCAACTTTTGAAGAATTGTCAACGCGCTCATATGACATGGGGTTAAGCATTTCATGCCTTGGAAAGACTGCCTATCTTTGATCTAAAGAAGGAAGAGAAAGAATATAATTTAAGAGACCACCAACACATCAAATTGAAGAACCCATGACAGTGGGAGAAACTTCTGCAAAATTCTCCACAAAACAGGAGTTGTAACAAAAAGTTACAAGTTGACGTCCTCAAGAAGAGAAGTATCACCCAACCTTGAAGGAATTGGAAGCAAATGTGTATCCTTTCCCCTACTCTAATGTACCCACAATTTTTGATGAATTTCTAACAAAGAAGGTAATTGAGCTTCCTATGTCAAAACGACATGAAGAAGCCGATAAAATTGATGATCCCAAGTATTGCAAGTTTCATCACATCGTCAGTCACCCAAAAGAAAAATGTTTCATTTTAAAGCGAAGATCATGACATTGGTTAGAGATGGAAAAATCTCATTGATGCTACTGAAGCAACAGATGTGAACCATATCAGTGCAAAACTTGACTATAAGAAGGAGTCAATGTCAGAAGCTCGAAGATGAACGCCCTTTTTTGCACCTATGAAAGTTGAACAAGGATTGTCACTCAACAATTTGGATGTTTTAGACAAACTAAAGTTCTCGTCTTAAAGAAGACTTCAACACGttcaaaaaagataaaacaaCCCTAAAAAATAAGGTGACAAATGGGTTTGGCTGCACGTAACAGACAAAATCATCAAAGATCTTGCAAGAGTCAGGTTTCAAAAGTTGACATAAGATCAAGTTCAAATCAGCTTCAACCTTGGAGAAGTATAAAATTCAACTTCAAGATGAAGTGCAATAATGTTTCAACATAAAAGATTTTGAGGCCAGTTACATTACTGgaattaggggtgtacaaaggaaaccgacaaaccgcaccaacccgataatccgagtcaaaccgagaaaaaaaaaccagactatggtttggtgttggaaaaaaaacccgaccataattggtttggtttggttttaactaaagaaagtcaaaccgaaaccaaagcaacccgacattatatatatagaaattttagatatatttaatatataaatatacttatcgtgatgtaatttataaatatttcttaaaaatttcataagtttgtcttttaagatattatttcaaagttggacttagaacttttgaatgttccaataagttttataaccATTgacattagtaaattaaataatgctaacaaaagcccaaaccaaaatcaaatcaatactaatgctaacaaaagacattcaattcaatactacgaacgagaatgtattgaatatctattttttgttttgcaataatttagataaaaatgtattatttcaaggttggacttagaacttttgaatgttttgcataacctatttttattttttctttagcgtttaatcatgtaattaatactcccttattagtctacttcttttagcatgacttagtacttttagattatgtttatttttattatgactttttaattaggaatatttatattacataattttgtTGTCTTTATTgctgaatattttaggataatgtcatgacacatctcatattttgtattattttcttggaaaatactaaatatagttgtatcttactaggattaaagaaatatttttagcacaatttatatgttttgttctacgaaaaTTTTATcggaaaaaaatccaaaaaaactcgaataacccgaaaacccgagaaaaaccgagagtgaaaaacctgaattttattggtttggtttggtccttaaatttaataacccgacacaattggtttgatttggtaattgtaaaatccaaaccgaccctatgtacacccctaactGGAATTCTTTTCCAAAATTCTCCTTGAGGTATGAGACTAAACTGCAAATTGCTACACTCGTCGATGGACGAGCTTAAACTGCATGTTGACATGCTCCTTGATGTACGAGCTTAAACCGCATGTTGCAAGCACTCTTTGTCTGCACGAGTATAAACTTCATAGAAAAaggcttgcattttttccaaacTATGTAATGACTTGATTATTACGCCCCAAACCTAGGGAGGCACGACTGGCACCTGGTGCCTGACTTGACTGAACATACTAACATGTAGATCATGTACCACAACATATACAGAAATATCTAGGCCTACAAGGCCGTAACATATAACATCGGCTCATAACCGACCAACAATGATATACATATAAGGGACGACAAGGCCATCATGAGTTTCGTTACATGGATATattaaaaactccaaaaagtatATGCACACGGGCCGACAAGGACACATATAAACTAGTACGACTAACCACAGGTATATCTACGTCTACAAAAGTCTCTAAGAGTATCTAATATAAGTAACATGGTCAGGACAGAGCCTCAGCCTACCCATAAAGTCTATTgcataacaaaaacaaaagatctctagactcggctgcactctgaATGATATGGAGTCTTACTGATCAACTACTGAACTCTGAAACTGCTTACTCTGGAGGTTCGTTGGTTTGCCTATCTGAACCTGCGGTATGAAACACTGTACCCCCAAcaaagggacattagtacgaaAGATGTACTGAATATATAAGGCAACTGGATAATCAAATCTAAGTATAGAACTCCAATGAAGGAAATGCTGAAGGAAACAATTGCATGTATATATCAAGTAACAAGGCGACCTTCAAGGTATATACTATACTCTTACCAACCTAGATACATCTCGATGTCTCGTAATCTTGTTACTCTGGACCTTTGGGAGTAATACCCAAACCAACTAAGATATCAGTTAAATATATAGTAAGCAATTTGCGTAATCACATAACAACTACTCTGCTATATCACAATAGGATCTTGTACGTATGTGCTAGCTACCAGATTAGTGAATCTATACTTTCTCCACTATCGAGCCGCTATCTCTGGGACTCGAGACTGTAACTACCAGGTTATCAAACCCGTATCTTCCAAGCTAGCACACCTGTAACTACTAGGTCATTATACCTATTCGTAATGTCTATTATAACATATAACAAATATAAAGAACAAAAAGTTCTCATGTCAACTCTAGCTAACATTGGTCAAGTTACGGAAGTCTTTCTGAGGATGCCGATATGGCTAATATACACTTTTTGGAAGAAGAAAAAGACTACTAATAATCCTATGAAACTCATCTTATCGGGGCAGTACCAAACAGAACATTCTCGGAATCATCGAACACACGAATAGAGCATCTATAAGGTTCTACTTCTCGGAATCACACTTGGAAGGAAACTTGTTTGGAATTCATgctaaagaaagaaaagaatagtCTTAACATACTTTGAAACCAAGCCTTCAACGATTATAATGGAATCAGCTTCTTCCCAACTAATTCTACAACAATAAAATAACAATAGTATCAACAAGAGAAACATACCAACTAGCTAATGAACAACAAACTCATTCTACAATAAATTGGACATTATCTCTCCTATTTCTTTTTTATTCCTAAAGTTTAGAATTACAAAAACAACAATCAAAACCAACAACCATACGTCCAACACCTCAAAAGCAACAAGAATGGCCCTAAAACGTCCTATAGGCAACCCTCAACTCAACTACAATATCCGGTCATTGACTTGTTTTCATATAAGAACATCTAAAGCTCAACCTAATCTATACTCATGAAAGAGAAGAAGATCTTACCTTAAACAACAGGATCCAGCCCTTAGACACAGTGCTTCAACTTGAAGAAATCTCCATCTCAACAACAACAAGCAAGAACTAAGCTTATACGAGTACTATGATCTTTCCAAAGGAAAAATTACCTCAAACCTTTGGTGGGATTTGCTTGAATGATATGG encodes the following:
- the LOC104232191 gene encoding uncharacterized protein At1g51745-like, which produces MGECGAGSIVWVRRRNGSWWPGKILGPDELSASHLISPRSGTPVKLLGREDASVDWYNLEKSKRVKAFRCGEFDELIQRAESSLGMPPKKREKYARREDAILHALELEKQQLDKRYGGLGCSSTDRSNTSIDVFIGRESRTSSKYLENGNGRRLRSKSRQLSHKSGFFIEEKRICNFSSEEEPKDQNQLSGDDDNYSVPPRMRGLRDLGLSTAPSDHSDPPSIASDGAGQPVLGRNAGAVPDGNYNTERLVNIERKSLLDKRKFSDEGLAEEILVKKRDRHFPLAQVLESSEKLSVSVPTPDSGSVCFSEMGEEQPGVAKKSRCNLADETRVSLTVEESNPAQMEFSTLKRKDNCSHPAELCQQNASVSTEYTETDSSETDSAESDTDDELATLSDGAASIELEPKYIGRSEAQPEHGSMSSEELDELALTDGTSHTVSAGFEVSKWQIKGKRNNRSLNRRPLDTFDGNLARRPSQTTNFKGKRGYGCSQDDPVTNSWVQNAGYGSRTPHSATRNMFNWADWAWDDQPASRGYWEESSEYFDPVSNYHHSGDRTMLVDVDLKVQSSYQRERVPIISLMSKINGHAIVGYPIKIEALSNGSSEGLLGVIDYNFPETSDYDTALQPLWRTARRTASGRVARPHASSALDNPEGSFDRDKNVRKASVGGVVQKGSMTRKIVSQPAIERTFSRKSGKRISLSSNQKIRTLSSIALQQKHSDLKGSSNNYQVHGAIKRETLPTVVACIPVKLVFSRLNEELVGRHQ